In Microbacterium sp. 1.5R, the following are encoded in one genomic region:
- a CDS encoding WXG100 family type VII secretion target has protein sequence MRIRVEHEPLAQSIATLADTAQHIRALLDDLDAEATGLRHLWTGAAQDAYSRAHREWNECADGMQTALTSAATAAARAQARTREAEAHVADLWS, from the coding sequence ATGCGCATCCGTGTCGAGCACGAACCGCTCGCCCAGTCGATCGCGACGTTGGCCGACACCGCGCAGCATATCCGAGCGCTCCTCGACGACCTGGACGCCGAAGCAACCGGGCTGAGGCACCTGTGGACCGGGGCCGCCCAAGATGCCTACTCCCGCGCTCACCGCGAATGGAACGAGTGTGCCGACGGCATGCAGACCGCTCTCACCAGCGCCGCCACCGCGGCCGCCCGCGCGCAAGCACGCACTCGCGAGGCCGAGGCTCACGTCGCCGACCTTTGGAGCTGA
- a CDS encoding ABC transporter permease: protein MSVMTAPPAPQATESVADRLRRMITANPSVLPTIASVVIFVGMVIFGEVAYGRILQFNTLSNLLINNAHLIVLAVALTFVILTGGIDLSVGSIIAVSSVAGVMLSNAGWNAFAVIVAMIGIGVLFGIVSGVLIRYFDVQPFIATLAMMFLGRGLASLLSTKPERLGEESPIRWIGTQLKIIDGPKVNDLVITPAVLIAVIVVAAAFFVLHRTRTGRTVYAIGGSESSALLMGLPVQRTKVLVYVISGGLAGLAAVLYTARLGTAQNITGIGWELDAIAAAVIGGTVLTGAYGYVLGSVVGALVLGLMNVLITRDGGIPPEMTTIITGGILLVFVLLQRAVTRKRE from the coding sequence ATGAGCGTCATGACCGCCCCTCCGGCCCCTCAGGCGACAGAGAGCGTCGCCGACCGTCTGCGACGCATGATCACGGCGAACCCCTCGGTGCTGCCGACGATCGCCTCGGTGGTCATCTTCGTCGGCATGGTGATCTTCGGCGAGGTGGCCTACGGCCGCATCCTGCAGTTCAACACGCTGTCGAACCTGCTCATCAACAATGCGCACCTCATCGTGCTCGCGGTCGCGCTGACCTTCGTGATCCTCACGGGCGGCATCGACCTCTCGGTGGGATCGATCATCGCGGTCTCGTCGGTCGCCGGTGTGATGCTCTCGAACGCCGGCTGGAACGCCTTCGCCGTGATCGTCGCGATGATCGGCATCGGAGTGCTCTTCGGCATCGTCTCGGGAGTGCTGATCCGGTACTTCGACGTGCAGCCCTTCATCGCGACACTGGCGATGATGTTCCTCGGTCGGGGCCTCGCCTCGCTGCTCAGCACCAAGCCCGAGCGGCTGGGTGAGGAGTCGCCGATCCGCTGGATCGGCACCCAGCTGAAGATCATCGACGGCCCGAAGGTCAACGACCTCGTGATCACCCCCGCAGTGCTCATCGCGGTGATCGTCGTGGCCGCCGCGTTCTTCGTTCTGCACCGCACGCGCACCGGCCGCACCGTGTACGCGATCGGAGGATCGGAGAGCTCGGCGCTGCTCATGGGTCTGCCCGTGCAGCGCACCAAGGTGCTCGTCTACGTGATCAGCGGCGGTCTCGCCGGTCTCGCGGCGGTGCTCTACACCGCACGACTCGGCACCGCTCAGAACATCACCGGCATCGGGTGGGAGCTCGACGCGATCGCCGCGGCAGTGATCGGCGGCACCGTGTTGACAGGGGCTTACGGATACGTGCTCGGCTCGGTCGTCGGTGCGCTGGTGCTCGGTCTGATGAACGTGCTCATCACGCGTGACGGAGGCATCCCGCCCGAGATGACGACGATCATCACGGGCGGCATCCTGCTCGTGTTCGTGCTGCTCCAGCGCGCAGTGACACGCAAACGGGAGTAG
- a CDS encoding putative T7SS-secreted protein, which translates to MSELGMTNDPVALIPGSYAAAHTVASAWRSRSEAATALRDGLRGLEVDSAWTGYPYEKYLERAEYVRSSWQRCGEYLMSGAAALSAYGDALRWAQDEAARAIDLWEQAEAATIASRQEHQVKVRELERDLHLRHVELDVPFVDGGADLRAQAVDVLTNARGVLDRYAVDAANAIHVAADAAPLQTPKQAEAATNWAVVGAVGSIMFETAVLNPAIEQLNFIASMGNALINHPDILLELLGGVALVVGGGTMIGGGGALAITGVGAAPGGGLAWAGAGVVGAGVAAAGHAGIRWMNEAAGDDAASVARRPPPHPEYGGRDIKGHWNGDGQRPWVDTEKIGLDEVADDVGTDVIRDKVRATIEGYRHRPGMASDQHRYFDGLYSNGDGTWTAIEVKGGTGSRDAAQEGFDAMVSRERPAIATLNGQPIRIVDVILKHVP; encoded by the coding sequence ATGTCCGAGCTGGGGATGACGAACGACCCGGTCGCGCTGATACCGGGCTCGTATGCCGCAGCGCATACGGTCGCGTCCGCGTGGCGGTCTCGGTCCGAGGCCGCCACTGCCCTTCGGGACGGGTTGCGGGGCCTCGAGGTCGATTCCGCGTGGACGGGGTACCCGTATGAGAAGTACCTCGAGCGGGCGGAATACGTGCGGTCGTCGTGGCAGAGGTGCGGCGAGTACTTGATGAGTGGCGCCGCCGCTCTGTCGGCCTATGGCGATGCTCTGCGATGGGCGCAGGACGAAGCCGCACGCGCCATCGACCTGTGGGAGCAGGCGGAAGCAGCGACGATCGCTTCACGCCAGGAGCACCAGGTGAAGGTGCGTGAGCTGGAACGCGACCTTCACCTGCGACACGTCGAACTCGACGTCCCGTTCGTCGACGGCGGCGCGGACCTGCGCGCGCAGGCGGTCGACGTCTTGACGAACGCACGGGGTGTGCTGGATCGCTACGCCGTCGACGCTGCCAACGCCATCCACGTAGCGGCGGATGCCGCGCCCCTGCAGACGCCGAAGCAGGCCGAAGCCGCGACGAACTGGGCAGTCGTCGGGGCGGTCGGCTCGATCATGTTCGAGACCGCCGTACTCAACCCGGCGATCGAGCAACTGAACTTCATCGCCTCGATGGGCAACGCGCTCATCAACCACCCCGACATCCTCCTCGAACTCCTCGGCGGAGTCGCGCTCGTGGTCGGTGGCGGCACGATGATCGGCGGCGGAGGTGCCCTCGCGATCACCGGGGTCGGCGCAGCCCCGGGCGGCGGCCTGGCGTGGGCCGGCGCGGGGGTCGTCGGGGCCGGGGTCGCGGCTGCCGGGCACGCCGGCATTCGCTGGATGAATGAGGCGGCCGGTGACGACGCGGCCTCCGTCGCCCGACGACCGCCGCCGCATCCCGAGTATGGGGGCCGGGACATCAAGGGCCATTGGAACGGAGACGGGCAAAGACCCTGGGTCGACACCGAGAAGATCGGGCTCGACGAAGTCGCGGATGATGTCGGAACGGATGTCATCCGCGACAAGGTGCGTGCGACGATCGAGGGGTACCGTCACCGGCCTGGAATGGCTTCGGATCAACACCGATACTTTGATGGCCTTTACAGTAACGGCGACGGGACTTGGACAGCGATCGAAGTGAAGGGCGGTACCGGGTCCCGTGATGCGGCGCAGGAGGGATTCGACGCGATGGTCAGTCGCGAGCGGCCCGCGATCGCGACGCTGAACGGCCAGCCCATCCGGATCGTGGATGTGATCCTCAAACATGTTCCGTGA
- a CDS encoding type VII secretion target, with protein MTDVETDELRAFATKAASLRGDFGSAVVAQSSGLGARSITAAVARFGDAWTTALGCRLADVDMVAENLRQTAEVFDRGDEASSSELDQMIWAESDY; from the coding sequence ATGACGGATGTGGAGACCGACGAGCTGCGCGCCTTCGCGACGAAGGCCGCCAGTCTGCGGGGCGACTTCGGCTCGGCGGTGGTCGCGCAGTCGTCGGGGCTGGGCGCACGCTCGATCACCGCGGCGGTGGCGCGATTCGGCGACGCATGGACGACGGCACTGGGGTGCCGTCTCGCGGACGTCGACATGGTGGCGGAGAACCTGCGGCAGACGGCCGAGGTGTTCGACCGGGGCGATGAAGCGTCGAGCAGCGAACTCGACCAGATGATCTGGGCCGAGAGCGACTACTGA